Proteins encoded together in one Kutzneria kofuensis window:
- a CDS encoding 3-hydroxyacyl-CoA dehydrogenase family protein, with protein sequence MAVIGVVGAGVMGIGVAQNVATGGHDVVLVDTSDEVLADARTAIYRNCRLSRMMGGPTLDPDEVLARITTAVGLEALAKAELVIENVTENWEIKREVHAELDRILPADTVVVANTSAIPITRIAAVGGHPERVVGVHFMNPVPAKPVVELIPGFHTTPETLQRTRDLLTSMGKRWVDVKDASGFVSNRVLMLTINEAAYLVHEGVATAESVDDVFRGCFGHPMGPLETADLIGVDTILYSVEVLYEHYADSKYRPCPLLKQMTDAGLHGRKSGRGFYTYNS encoded by the coding sequence ATGGCAGTGATCGGCGTGGTGGGCGCGGGTGTGATGGGCATCGGCGTCGCGCAGAACGTGGCCACCGGCGGGCACGACGTCGTGCTCGTCGACACCAGCGACGAGGTCCTGGCCGACGCCCGGACCGCGATCTACCGCAACTGCCGCCTGTCCCGCATGATGGGCGGCCCCACCCTGGACCCGGACGAGGTGCTGGCCCGCATCACCACCGCCGTCGGCCTGGAGGCGCTGGCCAAGGCGGAGCTGGTGATCGAGAACGTCACCGAGAACTGGGAGATCAAGCGGGAGGTGCACGCGGAGCTGGACCGGATCCTGCCGGCCGACACCGTGGTGGTGGCCAACACCTCCGCGATCCCGATCACCCGGATCGCCGCCGTGGGCGGCCACCCGGAGCGGGTCGTCGGCGTGCACTTCATGAACCCGGTGCCGGCCAAGCCGGTGGTGGAGCTGATCCCCGGCTTCCACACCACGCCGGAGACCCTGCAGCGCACCCGGGACCTGTTGACCAGCATGGGCAAGCGCTGGGTGGACGTGAAGGACGCGTCCGGCTTCGTGTCCAACCGGGTGCTGATGCTGACCATCAACGAGGCGGCGTACCTGGTGCACGAGGGTGTGGCCACCGCCGAATCGGTGGACGACGTGTTCCGCGGCTGCTTCGGCCACCCGATGGGGCCGCTGGAGACCGCCGACCTGATCGGCGTGGACACCATTCTCTACAGCGTCGAGGTGCTCTACGAGCACTACGCGGACAGCAAGTACCGGCCGTGCCCGCTGCTCAAGCAGATGACCGACGCCGGACTGCACGGACGCAAGAGCGGCCGTGGCTTCTACACCTACAACAGCTGA